From Corynebacterium pseudotuberculosis:
GGACGCGAATGCTTTGAGCGCGCCTAAAGAGAGTGAACCACCGCAGATCCACCCAATGGAGAGAAAAGCAAAGTAGCGTACGGGCTCGGGTGGCGCGAGGCTTACCTCATGTGGGATAAAAAATCCGGTGACAACCAGCAAAACCATCGGACCTAGGATCGATGCAGCTGGCAATCTTAAGAGCTTGCCCACCCGATGTCCTACCAAGGCGATAACAATCACTATGGTCAATGCCCACCACGGTTGCGACTGTGCTGCAGCTGGCAGAGCAGTGCTGGTGGATGAATGTGGGAAAAGATGTGTTATCAGTGGGAGGGATACAGAGACCGTGAGTAGGCGCAGATACTGGCTGAGTGCGACATAGCGATAGTCAGCGCCTAGGTCTTTAGCGAGTAGCGGCATAATAGAAGCGCCTCCGGCCAGCATGGAGAGCACTCCGGTTTCCTGACTGATTTCCGGTTCTTTGTGGGTGAGCAACAATCCGCCACTAACCCCGATCATTAATGTCACAATAGTCACCGCAATGCCGGGCAAAACAAAGCGGCCGAGTTGAAACAACTCGGTGGAAAGTAGTGGAAGAGCTGCGAGAATACCGATAAAACCTCGAGCGAAATTAAACAGCTGACGGTTCATTGGCAGCTCTTTGCCTGTAATGAGGGCCGAAGCACCGGAAGTTGCAATAGCTGCAAGAATCCACGCAGCAGGCACATGGAGAAAAGCAAAAAGAAAGCCAAGCGCAAGGGATATGGGTGCCACCACAGACCAGCGGAGAGCAAGATCTCTATCTGTAATGAATCTTCTCATCGGTCGAGCGCTCCTTCCTAACAGGCGTCCGACTTTAGCCTGGGTCTATGGTGCTACCTCCTACGCTGAGACTTTTTCAAAAGAGTCACGAGTAATCCGGACTCCAGGCCCCTGATGCTCACGTATTGTCACGCTACCGGGTGCGGTCAGGTCGATGATTGCTGCGTCAACGGAGTACTTCTTGCCGGCGTCGAGACGCTTAAAGGCACTGCCGTCTATGGCGGTGCCATCGCCAGTAGCACTAAGTTTTAACGGAGGGAACACCGCCTTGAGCCTATTGGCCTGCGGATGATTTCCGCTCGTGGCTTTCCAAGTAATCGCATGCGTAGTGGGGGAGCAATCAGCGAGGACACCCGATTGATAATCAATCACACAAGCAAGAGTGACTTCCTTATCCAGCGCCAGAAGATATCCTCCGGCTGGGATCGGGGTAGCTGCTGGGGGTGGCGTCTTTGCTGAAGTTGAGTCTTTCTGCGGGATAGCGGGCGTTGATGAGGAACTCGGTGCAGGCATGGGCTGCTGAGTTGTTTGAGTAGTCGGGGATGTACTCGATGCATCGGCGACTGTGGCTGTAGGCTGCGGCGGCTTATTATTTGCGCATGAACCCACACCAAAGAGAACTACTGCGGATAATGCTACGGTGAAGAGCTTCTTCATGGACATTCCTCCGGTTCACAAGGACCTCTGAAATAGATCACTTTTGACTATTACCGAGCGTAATATCTTCTGATGGAATTGGCAGCCATCAATACGCCGGAGGTAGCAGTGGACATTGGTGTGGGCGGTTGGGGGATCTTGATTGCCGGTGCAGGAATAGCTGGGTGGATTGATGCCATGATTGGCGGCGGAGGCCTGGTGCTTATTCCTCTTATCATGGCCGTCGCGCCGGGACTTGCCCCAGTTGTTGCTATTGCGACGAATAAATTTGTGGCTGTGAGCGGAACCGCCTCGGCCGCTGTGACAATGACTCGGAAGGTGGGGGTTGACAGCTCTCTGGTGCTTCGGCTGGTGCCTATCGCGGCCCTGTGCTCGGCGGGGGGTGCGTTACTGGCTGCGTGGATAAGCAAAGACGTGATGCGTCCGGTGGTGATCGGACTTATGCTGCTAGCTGGTATTTTTGTTGCTTTTAAACCAGAATTTGGGCAAGGAGGGCACGCAAAAAGTGCGAGTGCTCGACGGCGTGCCCTTGCCGTTCTGGCTACCGGGGGTATTGCGCTTTACGACGGCATCTTTGGGCCCGGGACCGGCATGTTTCTTATCATGGCTTTTACCGCGTTGCTCTCTCAAGATTTTTTGCGTTCGGCGGCCTTAACCAAAGTTGTAAACACTGCCACCAACCTGGGGGCTCTTGTTGTGTTTATCGCAGCTGGCCATGTTTTGTGGTCTCTAGGAATCGTTTTGGCCGTGGCAAATATTGCTGGTGCACAACTTGGAGCCAAAACGGTATTGGCTGGGGGGACTAAGATTTTGCGCCTAGCACTCTTGACCCTGGTAATCGTGATGAGCATATACCTGACAGCGCAGCAGTTATACGGCGCATAGGCGTTATGAGGTCGTGGGAGCGTGAAATAGACAACTGACGGGGCCTGGCGCAGGTGCTATACATATCGTCAAGCTCTTAGTATGCACTTCTGCCATCGCGTGTGAGTGCTGAACTCCTTAGGATGTCACGATGCCAAAGCTCAATGAACTGCTTGCAGATGAATCAATAGAACTGCATGGAAAAGCAGAGACCTGGAGTGATGCCATTGCCAAATCTGGTGCCCTTTTAGAAAAGACAGGTGCGATAACGGATGAGTACACCAGGGCAATGATCGAAAATGTGGAAGCCAACGGACCGTACATTGTGGTTGCGCCAGGCTTTGCTTTTGCGCATGCTCGCCCGTCCTCTGCGGTGAAAAAGACTGCGATTTCTTGGCTGCATTTGGATCAACCAGTTTCTTTTGGTCATTCGAAGAATGACCCCGTTCACCTAGTGGTTGCTCTTGCCGCGCAGGGAGACACAGTACATACTGCCGCGATGAAAGACTTGGCACAGCTACTGGGAGACAAACAGCGCAAGAACGCCCTTGACCAGGTGAAGACCGTGGAGGAACTGCGGGCGGTCTTGGAAGATGACCTGACCGTGAACTCGGCGGTTAAGCCTGCAGCAGCGGTTGCCTCTACAGCTGATTATTCTGCAAAAACGCAGGCAACAGCACCAAAAGGAAAAATACTCACGGTGTGTGGGAACGGCCTAGGGACCTCTTTGTTTCTGAAAAACACAGTGGAACAGGTGCTCGATTATTGGAAGTGGTCCCCTTATTTTTCGGTCGAAGCCACCGACACGATTTCCGCAAAAGGGCGCGCTCATGAGGCAGATTTCATTTTGACTTCGGGGGAAATCGCAGCGACCCTCGGTGATCTGGGAGTGCCCGTCTACGTTATCCAGAACTTTACTTCACCAGTAGAAATTGACTCAGCTCTACGGCAGCTTTTCGACGTCTAACGGAGGCACACATGAACGTCCTACTTTCGATTGCGGAATTTCTTGTCAACGAGATTCTTGCCGTTCCAGCGTTTCTTATCGGCATCATTACGGCTGTCGGCCTAGGAGCAATGGGGCGAGGCGCCGGTAAAGTGCTTGGCGGTGCGTTGAAAGCAACGTTAGGTTTTCTTCTTATCGGGGCAGGTGCCGGCCTAGTTTCGGATTCCTTAGCGCCGCTAGGAGTGATGATCCAAGGCGCTACCGGAGCACATGGTGTTGTTCCTACCAACGAGGCGATCGTGGGGATAGCTCAGGAGCACTATGGTAGCCAGGTAGCTTGGCTCATGATTTTGGGATATGCCGTCTCCTTGGTGTTGGCGCGTTTTACGCCGTTACGTTATGTTTTTCTCACTGGCCATCATGTTCTTTTCATGGCGACATTGTTGACTATTGTTATGGCCACCGCTGGTTTTAGCTCATGGGTGGTTATCACCGCCGGTGCTATCCTCCTTGGTATTTTGATGGTTTCTCTTCCCGCCATCGCACACCCGTGGACCCGTCGAATCACGGGTGATGACTCAGTGGCGATTGGTCACTTTGGCACTGCCGGCTACGTGGCTGCTGGTGCCATGGGTAAGTTAGTAGGGGGCAAAGGCAAGAAGATCAGTCCTTCCACCGAGGAACTGAAACTGCCTGAAGGACTAAGATTTTTACGCGATTCTATGGTGGCTACTGCACTCTCGATGGCGTTGATGTATGTAGTTTTAGCAGTGCTTTTCATCTTCAGGGCTGGTAAAAACGAGGCCTTCACTGCCTTTACCGGAGGTGCTACAGGCGTAGGAAATTATCTTATGCAGTCGGTGACTCAGGGCCTACAGTTTGGAGTAGCGGTAGCCGTGATCCTTTTTGGCGTGCGTACCATCTTGGGAGAATTAGTCCCCGCTTTTCAAGGTATTGCGGAAAAAGTGGTACCCCGTGCAATCCCTGCACTGGATTGTCCTATCGTGTTTCCTTATGCGCAAAATGCTGTGCTGATAGGGTTTATCTCCTCTTTTGTTGGAGGTCTCATCGGGTTGGCAGTGCTTTCTGCATGGTTGAATCCAGTATTCGGGGTGGCACTAATCCTCCCGGGTCTAGTTCCACATTTTTTCACTGGTGGCGCGGCAGGAGTTTATGGAAACGCCACGGGCGGACGCAGAGGCGCACTATGCGGGGCATTTGTTAATGGGCTACTCATCACCTTCCTTCCAGCTTTTCTTCTTGGAGTCCTTGGCTCTTTCGGAGAAGCAAACACCACTTTTGGTGATGCAGACTTCGGGTGGTTTGGAATTCTTATTGGAGAAGCAGCGCACGGCGGGCAGACCGTGGGGCTTATCCTGATTGTTTTCATAGGCATCGCAATACTTGCACTTGGGCTGTGGTCGCAGAAAACGCTTGTTCAAGGGAACTGGGATCCTGCTCCACTTCGTTCAGGTGGTCTCGCTTCAGTAGATACGGAGTGTCAGAACGTTGCTGTTTATTCGCGCATAGCGCCTCCACAAGGTGCGCCAATTCCGCCGCCGCCACTGGGGTGAGGCACCAAGCACAGTTTATGAGAGGGCTTTTTTAGTCTTTCCGGTGGCTAACGCCGTTGTTGGGTCTTCCGGCCAAGGATGTTTGGGGTAGCGTCCTCGCATTTCTGAGCGGACGTGGTGGTATGGGCCACCCCAAAAACTGTGCAAGTCATCGGTGACTGCTAAGGGCCTACCGGCCGGTGACAAAAGCTGAAATTGTAGTGGTTGACCGCAGATAATGGGGGAGTTTTGAAGCCCAAAGCATTCTTGGAGCTTAATGCTGATTTTAGGTCGCTCCCCGGAGTAATCGATGCTGGCATTGCGTCCGCTTGGTACGTTGAGGGTGCTGGGAGCTAGCTCTTCTAAGTGAGTAGCTTCGGGCCAGGGGAGCAGCCGTTGGAGCGCCGGATACATATCGACTTTAGCGATAGGCGTCCCCGATAACAGATAGTCGATTTCTGGAGCGAGCCATTCTTGCACGGTGACGGAATCGAGGTTTGGCCAAGGATCTCCATAGCAGTTATGCAAGTGTCGGAGCCGATTTTTCAGGGTTAAAGCTTTCTCTGAAAAATTAAAAAGGTTTAATCCACGAGACTGAATTATCTCCTTAAGTGCTTTCCTCGCAGAGTCGCCTTCCAAGGCACAAGGTGTTGAGCTTAATACGATGGCACCCGCTCTGGTCACGCGAGTTCCTCGTAGTTTCCCCTCGGCGAAAGTAGCTGTGGTGTCTTCTGATACACCAATGATTTCTAGCGCAGTGGCTTTATCAATGGCAGCAGCCGTATGAATAACCGCATGGTTGTGCGGCCCTTGGGACAAAGCGACTTCCGAGATCGCAAGCCATGGTGAGCCCGACAGCGATGGGATATTACGAAGGAACGCTCTTGTGCCTTTGGCCAACAGGTATGATTCACCGTCTGCGCGGGCAATATTTTCTGGGAAAGCGCGACCAATAGCCTCCCCGGGAGAAACCGGCTCTGAGTGGAGGGATTTCTCCTGATAGGAATGATTCCTAGATGAAGGCTCTCCGTGCCTATGGGAAATGAGCTTTTCTAGCCTAGTTTTTTCTAACTCATAGTGACGCTGCCCGGCGAGATTCTGAATTTCTTTGGAAACATCACCTCGAATATTGGTACTTAAAGCAGCGACAGTGGGAATTGCTGAGGTACCGCATTCCAGGAGTGATTTCCCAAGTCGCGGATCGGCGGGGAGAGTAGCTAACGTACGTCCGAGTTCGGTGCAGTATCCCGAGCTATCCAAAGCCCCTAATCGGGTAAGGGTTTCTACTGCTTGTTCCATTGCTACTGCCGGTGGGGCAGTAAGTAGCGGAAATCCCTCGCCACGTGGTGCACCCCAGCTAGCTAAAAATAAGGCTGCTTGAGTGAGATCGGCGGAAGATATCTCTGGTGGGATATGAGGGCTAAAGCGAGAAAACTCTTGCGCTGAATAACACCGCA
This genomic window contains:
- a CDS encoding PTS ascorbate transporter subunit IIC, which codes for MNVLLSIAEFLVNEILAVPAFLIGIITAVGLGAMGRGAGKVLGGALKATLGFLLIGAGAGLVSDSLAPLGVMIQGATGAHGVVPTNEAIVGIAQEHYGSQVAWLMILGYAVSLVLARFTPLRYVFLTGHHVLFMATLLTIVMATAGFSSWVVITAGAILLGILMVSLPAIAHPWTRRITGDDSVAIGHFGTAGYVAAGAMGKLVGGKGKKISPSTEELKLPEGLRFLRDSMVATALSMALMYVVLAVLFIFRAGKNEAFTAFTGGATGVGNYLMQSVTQGLQFGVAVAVILFGVRTILGELVPAFQGIAEKVVPRAIPALDCPIVFPYAQNAVLIGFISSFVGGLIGLAVLSAWLNPVFGVALILPGLVPHFFTGGAAGVYGNATGGRRGALCGAFVNGLLITFLPAFLLGVLGSFGEANTTFGDADFGWFGILIGEAAHGGQTVGLILIVFIGIAILALGLWSQKTLVQGNWDPAPLRSGGLASVDTECQNVAVYSRIAPPQGAPIPPPPLG
- a CDS encoding AbrB family transcriptional regulator, with amino-acid sequence MRRFITDRDLALRWSVVAPISLALGFLFAFLHVPAAWILAAIATSGASALITGKELPMNRQLFNFARGFIGILAALPLLSTELFQLGRFVLPGIAVTIVTLMIGVSGGLLLTHKEPEISQETGVLSMLAGGASIMPLLAKDLGADYRYVALSQYLRLLTVSVSLPLITHLFPHSSTSTALPAAAQSQPWWALTIVIVIALVGHRVGKLLRLPAASILGPMVLLVVTGFFIPHEVSLAPPEPVRYFAFLSIGWICGGSLSLGALKAFASQLPSTILFVVVLIAGCALTAWPLMSVLHISYFEAYLATSPGALETVLALSSEGGAGSVVVATQVIRLISVIALAGWIPAFLQLLRRGKPKAS
- a CDS encoding PTS sugar transporter subunit IIA, producing the protein MPKLNELLADESIELHGKAETWSDAIAKSGALLEKTGAITDEYTRAMIENVEANGPYIVVAPGFAFAHARPSSAVKKTAISWLHLDQPVSFGHSKNDPVHLVVALAAQGDTVHTAAMKDLAQLLGDKQRKNALDQVKTVEELRAVLEDDLTVNSAVKPAAAVASTADYSAKTQATAPKGKILTVCGNGLGTSLFLKNTVEQVLDYWKWSPYFSVEATDTISAKGRAHEADFILTSGEIAATLGDLGVPVYVIQNFTSPVEIDSALRQLFDV
- the hrpB gene encoding ATP-dependent helicase HrpB, encoding MTFFDLDSIGSGLPVMDSVPAIESALLAAGSVIVQAPPGTGKTTVIPPLISNILNKNRSSQCNQGKVIVVVPRRVAVRAAAQRLIFLDGLHKNSGSVGFSMRGESRRGKLIEFVTPGVLLRRLLSDPELPGVSAVIVDEVHERQLDTDLVLGMLIELRELRPDLFLAVMSATVDAHDFSRLVGAAPIVTVNAVTHPVNIDYRPAPGRSDFSQDYIHHLASVTAHAVSQSEYSALVFVPGVREVSALCAALEATTHVKVLPLHGQLSSTEQEAALSPAEQRIVVSTSIAESSLTVPGVRIVVDTGLSRIPKRDAGRGMSGLVTVSTSQSSADQRAGRAGREGPGHVLRCYSAQEFSRFSPHIPPEISSADLTQAALFLASWGAPRGEGFPLLTAPPAVAMEQAVETLTRLGALDSSGYCTELGRTLATLPADPRLGKSLLECGTSAIPTVAALSTNIRGDVSKEIQNLAGQRHYELEKTRLEKLISHRHGEPSSRNHSYQEKSLHSEPVSPGEAIGRAFPENIARADGESYLLAKGTRAFLRNIPSLSGSPWLAISEVALSQGPHNHAVIHTAAAIDKATALEIIGVSEDTTATFAEGKLRGTRVTRAGAIVLSSTPCALEGDSARKALKEIIQSRGLNLFNFSEKALTLKNRLRHLHNCYGDPWPNLDSVTVQEWLAPEIDYLLSGTPIAKVDMYPALQRLLPWPEATHLEELAPSTLNVPSGRNASIDYSGERPKISIKLQECFGLQNSPIICGQPLQFQLLSPAGRPLAVTDDLHSFWGGPYHHVRSEMRGRYPKHPWPEDPTTALATGKTKKALS
- a CDS encoding TSUP family transporter — translated: MELAAINTPEVAVDIGVGGWGILIAGAGIAGWIDAMIGGGGLVLIPLIMAVAPGLAPVVAIATNKFVAVSGTASAAVTMTRKVGVDSSLVLRLVPIAALCSAGGALLAAWISKDVMRPVVIGLMLLAGIFVAFKPEFGQGGHAKSASARRRALAVLATGGIALYDGIFGPGTGMFLIMAFTALLSQDFLRSAALTKVVNTATNLGALVVFIAAGHVLWSLGIVLAVANIAGAQLGAKTVLAGGTKILRLALLTLVIVMSIYLTAQQLYGA